The Actinocatenispora sera genome has a window encoding:
- a CDS encoding PadR family transcriptional regulator, giving the protein MATKRKVGNLLGLAVLCYLLQRPMHPYELSRTLRDNDDVRSIRFTHGSLYMVVGQLERAGFITAQETSRDGARPERTVYALSDAGRVEQRAWLRELVGDPKHEYPQFVTALSLVSALPPDEVRTLLAQRLTRLAEQRVEIVDILDDATARGIPGLFLVEEEYRLALLDAEVSFVESFADRITDPHNDWGALWAQFHASRPAPGEGQS; this is encoded by the coding sequence ATGGCGACGAAGCGCAAGGTCGGCAACCTGCTCGGCCTGGCCGTGCTGTGCTACCTGCTCCAGCGCCCGATGCATCCGTACGAGCTGAGCCGCACCCTGCGCGACAACGACGACGTGCGCAGCATCAGGTTCACCCACGGCTCGCTCTACATGGTGGTCGGCCAGCTGGAGCGGGCCGGCTTCATCACCGCGCAGGAGACCAGCCGCGACGGCGCGCGCCCAGAACGCACCGTCTACGCGCTGTCCGACGCCGGCCGGGTCGAGCAACGCGCCTGGCTGCGCGAGCTGGTCGGCGACCCGAAACACGAGTACCCGCAGTTCGTCACGGCGCTGTCGCTGGTCTCGGCGCTGCCGCCGGACGAGGTGCGCACGCTGCTGGCGCAACGGCTGACGCGGCTCGCCGAGCAGCGCGTCGAGATCGTCGACATCCTCGACGACGCCACGGCCCGCGGCATCCCGGGACTGTTTCTGGTCGAGGAGGAGTACCGGCTCGCGTTGCTCGATGCCGAGGTGTCGTTCGTCGAGTCGTTCGCCGACCGCATCACCGATCCGCACAACGACTGGGGTGCGCTGTGGGCCCAGTTCCACGCGAGCCGGCCGGCACCCGGGGAGGGACAGTCATGA
- a CDS encoding glutathione peroxidase: MSVLDLPIGTLEGAPSSLRQLAAGNALLVVNVASKCGLTPQYTALEKLAGEYADRGLTVVGVPCNQFGEQEPGSAEEIRTFCSTTYGVSFPLTEKIEVNGAGRHPVYAALTEAADADGTAGDVQWNFEKFVLGADGSVIARHRPTTVPDDPAVLASIDTALATR; the protein is encoded by the coding sequence GTGTCCGTACTGGATCTGCCGATCGGCACGCTGGAGGGTGCGCCGAGCTCGCTTCGCCAGCTCGCCGCGGGCAACGCGCTGCTGGTCGTCAACGTCGCGTCGAAGTGCGGCCTGACCCCGCAGTACACGGCGCTGGAGAAGCTGGCCGGCGAGTACGCCGACCGCGGCCTGACCGTCGTCGGCGTGCCGTGCAACCAGTTCGGTGAGCAGGAGCCGGGCAGCGCGGAGGAGATCCGCACGTTCTGCTCCACCACGTACGGGGTGAGCTTCCCGCTGACCGAGAAGATCGAGGTGAACGGCGCCGGCCGGCACCCGGTCTACGCCGCGCTGACCGAGGCGGCCGACGCCGACGGCACCGCCGGCGACGTGCAGTGGAACTTCGAGAAGTTCGTCCTCGGCGCGGACGGCTCGGTGATCGCCCGGCACCGCCCGACCACCGTGCCCGACGACCCGGCGGTACTGGCCAGCATCGACACCGCCCTCGCCACCCGCTGA
- a CDS encoding aconitate hydratase, which yields MASLDTFGAKSSLQVGDDTYEIYRLDAVDGQARLPYSLKILLENLLRTEDGANITADHIRALAGWDPDAQPSVEIQYTPARVLMQDFTGVPCIVDLATMREAVRELGGDTGKVNPLAPSELVIDHSVIADIFGREDAFERNVELEYGRNRERYQFLRWGQTAFDDFKVVPPGTGIVHQVNIEYLARTVFARDGVAYPDTLVGTDSHTTMVNGLGVLGWGVGGIEAEAAMLGQPVSMLIPRVVGFKLSGQLPDGATATDLVLTITEMLRKHGVVGKFVEFYGPGVSAVPLANRATIGNMSPEYGSTCAIFPIDAETVRYLRLTGRDEKQIALVESYAREQGLWHDPAAEPDYSERLELDLSTVEPSLAGPKRPQDRVPLASAKSMFRNTLKDYVTDEATDEQLGGQDEADAESFPASDSPAFSGDDASGAPRVPSAAKDGRPSKPVRVTDENGTEFELDHGAVVIAAITSCTNTSNPQVMVGAALLAKAAVERGLNRKPWVKTTLAPGSKVVMDYYERAGLTPYLDKLGFNLVGYGCTTCIGNSGPLPDAISAAVNDNDLTAISVLSGNRNFEGRINPDVKMNYLASPPLVVAYALAGTMDIDFETEPVGTDTEGKPVFLRELWPSGIEIENVIGTALASEMFSSDYADVFAGDQRWQSLPTPTGDTFAWADESTYVRKPPYFEGMARDPQPVGDIAGARVLAKLGDSVTTDHISPAGAIKPDSPAGRYLTEHGVERRDFNSYGSRRGNHEVMIRGTFANIRLRNQLVPGVEGGFTKDFTTGEQATIYDAAQSYAAAGTPLVILAGKEYGSGSSRDWAAKGTVLLGVRAVIAESFERIHRSNLIGMGVLPLQFPEGQNADSLGLTGEETFAISGITALNDGTTPGTVHVTAGDVEFDAVVRIDTPGEADYYRHGGILQYVLRKMLTH from the coding sequence GTGGCGAGCCTCGACACCTTCGGCGCGAAGAGCAGCCTGCAGGTAGGTGACGACACCTACGAGATCTATCGGTTGGACGCGGTCGACGGGCAGGCCCGCCTGCCGTACAGCCTGAAGATCCTGCTGGAGAACCTGCTGCGCACCGAGGACGGCGCGAACATCACCGCCGACCACATCCGGGCCCTGGCCGGCTGGGACCCCGACGCCCAGCCCAGCGTGGAGATCCAGTACACGCCGGCCCGGGTGCTGATGCAGGACTTCACCGGCGTGCCGTGCATCGTCGATCTCGCCACCATGCGCGAGGCGGTGCGCGAGCTGGGCGGCGACACCGGCAAGGTCAACCCGCTGGCCCCGTCCGAGCTGGTCATCGACCACTCGGTGATCGCCGACATCTTCGGCCGCGAGGACGCGTTCGAGCGCAACGTCGAGCTGGAGTACGGCCGCAACCGCGAGCGCTACCAGTTCCTGCGCTGGGGCCAGACCGCGTTCGACGACTTCAAGGTCGTGCCGCCGGGCACCGGCATCGTGCACCAGGTCAACATCGAGTACCTGGCGCGCACCGTGTTCGCCCGCGACGGGGTGGCCTACCCGGACACCCTGGTCGGTACCGACTCGCACACCACGATGGTCAACGGCCTCGGCGTGCTGGGCTGGGGCGTGGGCGGCATCGAGGCCGAGGCCGCGATGCTCGGCCAGCCGGTGTCGATGCTGATCCCGCGGGTGGTCGGGTTCAAGCTGTCCGGTCAGCTGCCGGACGGCGCGACCGCGACCGACCTGGTGCTGACCATCACCGAGATGCTGCGCAAGCACGGCGTGGTCGGCAAGTTCGTCGAGTTCTACGGGCCGGGCGTCTCGGCGGTCCCGCTGGCCAACCGGGCCACCATCGGCAACATGAGCCCCGAGTACGGGTCGACCTGCGCGATCTTCCCGATCGATGCGGAGACCGTGCGCTACCTGCGGCTGACCGGGCGGGACGAGAAGCAGATCGCCCTGGTCGAGTCGTACGCGCGGGAGCAGGGGCTGTGGCACGACCCGGCCGCCGAGCCGGACTACTCCGAGCGGCTGGAACTGGATCTGTCCACCGTGGAGCCCTCGCTCGCCGGGCCGAAGCGCCCGCAGGACCGGGTGCCGCTGGCGAGCGCGAAGTCGATGTTCCGCAACACGCTCAAGGACTACGTGACCGACGAGGCGACCGACGAGCAGCTCGGCGGGCAGGACGAGGCGGACGCCGAGTCGTTCCCGGCCAGCGACTCCCCCGCGTTCTCCGGTGACGACGCCTCCGGCGCACCGCGGGTGCCGTCCGCGGCCAAGGACGGCCGGCCGAGCAAGCCGGTGCGGGTGACCGACGAGAACGGTACCGAGTTCGAGCTGGACCACGGCGCGGTCGTGATCGCCGCGATCACCTCCTGCACCAACACGTCCAACCCACAGGTGATGGTCGGCGCCGCGCTGCTGGCGAAGGCCGCGGTCGAGCGCGGGCTGAACCGCAAGCCGTGGGTCAAGACCACGCTCGCGCCGGGCTCGAAGGTGGTCATGGACTACTACGAGCGCGCTGGCCTCACGCCCTACCTCGACAAGCTCGGCTTCAACCTGGTCGGGTACGGCTGCACCACCTGCATCGGCAACTCCGGCCCGCTGCCCGACGCGATCAGCGCCGCGGTCAACGACAACGACCTGACCGCCATCTCGGTGCTGTCCGGCAACCGCAACTTCGAGGGCCGGATCAACCCGGACGTCAAGATGAACTACCTGGCCTCGCCGCCGCTGGTGGTCGCGTACGCGCTCGCCGGCACGATGGACATCGACTTCGAGACCGAACCGGTCGGTACCGACACCGAGGGCAAGCCGGTGTTCCTGCGCGAGCTGTGGCCGTCCGGGATCGAGATCGAGAACGTGATCGGCACGGCGCTCGCGTCCGAGATGTTCTCCTCGGACTACGCCGACGTGTTCGCCGGCGACCAGCGCTGGCAGTCGCTGCCGACCCCGACCGGTGACACGTTCGCCTGGGCCGACGAGTCGACCTACGTGCGCAAGCCCCCGTACTTCGAGGGCATGGCCCGGGACCCGCAGCCGGTCGGCGACATCGCCGGCGCGCGGGTGCTGGCGAAGCTGGGCGACTCGGTGACCACCGACCACATCTCGCCGGCCGGCGCGATCAAGCCCGACTCCCCCGCCGGCAGGTACCTCACCGAGCACGGCGTCGAGCGGCGCGACTTCAACTCGTACGGGTCGCGGCGCGGCAACCACGAGGTGATGATCCGCGGCACGTTCGCGAACATCCGGCTGCGCAACCAGCTGGTGCCGGGCGTCGAGGGTGGGTTCACCAAGGACTTCACCACCGGCGAGCAGGCGACCATCTACGACGCCGCGCAGAGCTACGCGGCCGCGGGCACCCCGCTGGTCATCCTGGCCGGCAAGGAGTACGGCTCGGGTTCGTCCCGCGACTGGGCGGCGAAGGGCACCGTGCTGCTGGGCGTGCGGGCGGTCATCGCCGAGTCGTTCGAGCGCATCCACCGCTCCAACCTGATCGGCATGGGCGTGCTGCCGCTGCAGTTCCCGGAGGGGCAGAACGCCGACTCGCTCGGGCTGACCGGCGAGGAGACGTTCGCGATCAGCGGCATCACCGCGCTCAACGACGGTACGACGCCGGGCACGGTGCACGTGACCGCCGGCGACGTCGAGTTCGACGCGGTGGTGCGGATCGACACCCCCGGTGAGGCCGACTACTACCGGCACGGCGGCATCCTGCAGTACGTGCTGCGCAAGATGCTGACCCACTGA
- a CDS encoding alpha/beta fold hydrolase, with product MSPATRHDDTPVGVLPVEDHGGDGPPVLLLHGAGGSRHDWYPLVPALRKRHRVVAVDLPGHGAAPGGTWNWARACDALDATVTALGTGTPAVVGMSLGGLLAVYWAGRRPDCPAVVNLDGHPSVRSPQQCPGLAADTAVELLARLAGQFDAMEAMLAGPLPEPAVQAMVTSRRSAAEAAGLSADDAETAVRAGLVTRAGETFARPGAGALRDIRAALREADPYPLYRRAVRPTLVVSAERDLPEQQEFGALTEAYRRHVAARLAGLANPLVRAVSLPASHALLYELPDRTAALITDFLAETGTGVPGR from the coding sequence ATGAGCCCAGCCACACGGCACGACGACACGCCGGTCGGCGTACTGCCGGTCGAGGACCACGGCGGTGACGGGCCGCCGGTGCTGTTGCTGCACGGCGCGGGCGGCAGCCGGCACGACTGGTACCCGCTGGTGCCGGCGCTGCGGAAACGGCACCGGGTCGTCGCGGTCGACCTGCCCGGGCACGGTGCGGCGCCCGGCGGCACGTGGAACTGGGCGCGGGCCTGCGACGCGCTGGACGCCACCGTGACGGCGCTCGGCACCGGCACGCCGGCGGTGGTCGGCATGTCGCTGGGCGGGCTGCTCGCGGTGTACTGGGCGGGCCGGCGGCCGGACTGCCCGGCGGTGGTCAACCTGGACGGGCACCCGTCGGTACGCTCACCGCAACAGTGCCCGGGCCTCGCCGCGGACACGGCCGTGGAACTGCTCGCGAGGCTGGCGGGCCAGTTCGACGCGATGGAGGCGATGCTCGCCGGGCCGCTGCCCGAGCCGGCGGTACAGGCGATGGTGACCTCCCGGCGCAGCGCCGCGGAGGCGGCCGGGTTGTCGGCCGACGACGCCGAGACAGCGGTACGGGCGGGCCTGGTGACGCGCGCCGGCGAGACGTTCGCCCGACCGGGCGCCGGCGCACTGCGCGACATCCGGGCCGCCCTGCGCGAAGCCGACCCGTACCCGCTGTACCGGCGCGCGGTGCGGCCGACGCTGGTGGTGTCGGCCGAGCGCGACCTGCCCGAGCAGCAGGAGTTCGGCGCGCTGACCGAGGCGTACCGCCGGCACGTCGCCGCGCGGCTGGCCGGGCTGGCCAACCCGCTGGTCCGCGCCGTGTCACTCCCGGCCAGCCACGCCCTGCTGTACGAGCTGCCCGATCGCACCGCCGCCCTGATCACCGACTTCCTCGCCGAGACCGGAACCGGGGTACCCGGACGCTGA
- a CDS encoding DUF5753 domain-containing protein, protein MDRLALNSTPESVERQVQIRMGRQQNVWTRDEPPTLEFVLDEAALRRPVGSRATMHAQLLHLIELSDRCQLQVIPLRGGAHLGPLGAITIFEFPEELHSPVPYVEGQAGNLYLEKSAELARANLTDNRLTAAALSPADSAELIARLPAEDPVMIRLEPGS, encoded by the coding sequence ATCGACAGGCTTGCCCTCAACTCGACACCGGAGTCCGTCGAGCGGCAGGTGCAGATCCGCATGGGGCGGCAGCAGAACGTCTGGACCCGTGATGAGCCGCCGACGTTGGAGTTCGTCCTGGACGAGGCGGCGCTGCGCCGCCCGGTTGGTTCTCGTGCCACGATGCATGCCCAGCTGCTGCACCTGATCGAGCTGTCCGACCGGTGCCAGCTGCAGGTGATCCCGTTGCGTGGCGGCGCACACCTGGGCCCGCTCGGGGCCATCACGATCTTCGAGTTCCCCGAGGAACTGCACTCGCCGGTGCCCTACGTGGAGGGGCAGGCGGGCAACCTCTATCTGGAGAAGTCGGCCGAGCTGGCGCGGGCTAACCTGACCGACAACCGCCTCACCGCGGCGGCGCTCAGCCCGGCCGACTCGGCGGAGCTGATCGCCCGGCTCCCGGCCGAGGACCCCGTGATGATCAGGTTGGAGCCGGGATCGTGA
- a CDS encoding M20 family metallopeptidase: MGEHIDDDELIAVAGRLLAIESTAAHPDALHAALEIVLDLLGPGWTVERFVSAGRPSALVYRPAPHRPAFRVLLNAHLDVVPGTPDQFVARRRGDRLYARGAQDMKVTALAQAAAFRELADVVRYPLGLQLVTDEELGGYHGTAHQVARGVRADFAVVGEYSGLELVTESKGIVDATVTAVGRAAHGAYPWLGDNAVLRLLRALDRLLVAYPPPAEPVWRSTVNLAAIETADTAINQVPARASARLDIRYPPEDTRFAGRTAEQVAAALSELVGPEVTVRLDRFDPPHRADEELAEVQALRDAVRAEGYPGGFLRKHGAADSRHLAAVGIPAVAFGIGGDGQHGPAEYADLATLGPYRRALRRFLLTLAP, from the coding sequence GTGGGCGAGCACATCGACGACGACGAGCTGATCGCGGTGGCCGGTCGACTGCTCGCGATCGAGTCGACCGCCGCACATCCAGACGCCCTGCACGCCGCCCTCGAGATCGTCCTGGACCTGCTCGGCCCCGGCTGGACGGTCGAGCGGTTCGTCTCCGCCGGCCGGCCGAGCGCCCTGGTGTACCGGCCGGCGCCGCACCGGCCCGCCTTCCGGGTGCTGCTCAACGCGCACCTGGACGTGGTACCGGGCACTCCGGACCAGTTCGTCGCGCGCCGCCGCGGCGACCGGCTGTACGCGCGCGGCGCCCAGGACATGAAGGTCACCGCGCTGGCGCAGGCGGCGGCGTTTCGCGAGCTGGCCGACGTGGTGCGTTACCCGCTCGGGCTGCAGCTGGTGACCGACGAGGAACTCGGCGGGTACCACGGCACCGCGCACCAGGTGGCGCGGGGCGTGCGGGCCGACTTCGCGGTGGTCGGCGAGTACAGCGGGCTGGAGCTGGTGACCGAGTCCAAGGGCATCGTGGACGCGACGGTGACCGCGGTCGGCCGGGCGGCGCACGGCGCGTACCCGTGGCTCGGCGACAACGCGGTGCTGCGGCTGCTGCGGGCGCTCGACCGGCTGCTCGTCGCGTACCCACCGCCCGCCGAGCCGGTGTGGCGCAGCACGGTGAACCTCGCCGCGATCGAGACCGCCGACACCGCGATCAACCAGGTACCGGCGCGGGCGAGTGCCCGGCTGGACATTCGCTACCCGCCGGAGGACACCCGGTTCGCCGGGCGCACGGCCGAGCAGGTGGCGGCGGCGCTGAGCGAGCTGGTCGGCCCGGAGGTGACCGTACGACTGGACCGGTTCGATCCGCCGCACCGGGCCGACGAGGAGTTGGCCGAGGTGCAGGCGCTGCGCGACGCGGTCCGGGCCGAGGGCTATCCGGGCGGCTTCCTGCGCAAACACGGCGCGGCCGACTCCCGGCACCTGGCCGCGGTCGGCATCCCGGCGGTGGCGTTCGGGATCGGCGGCGACGGCCAGCACGGCCCCGCCGAGTACGCCGACCTGGCGACGCTCGGCCCGTACCGCCGGGCGCTGCGCCGCTTCCTGCTCACCCTCGCCCCCTGA
- a CDS encoding Uma2 family endonuclease — MSTAAVDVPGNGERWLRAWREIDLPTGWRAEVIFNGSITVTPPPSPPHNLIADLIDDVLRSGRPSDAGILQTLGVRIDAIGKGYIPDLVVVPRAALVTDEPEISAEHVLLAVEITSKDNADHDRKAKRWGYAHGHVPLYLLVDRWERPNPTVTLFADPENGDYAESVRVPFGKSIRLPAPFDVEIDTSQFPPGR; from the coding sequence ATGAGTACCGCTGCCGTCGATGTCCCGGGCAACGGGGAGAGGTGGCTGCGTGCCTGGCGCGAGATCGACCTGCCGACCGGTTGGCGGGCTGAGGTCATCTTCAACGGGAGCATCACGGTGACTCCACCGCCGTCGCCACCGCACAACCTGATCGCCGACCTGATCGACGACGTGCTGCGGTCGGGGCGACCGTCCGACGCGGGGATCCTGCAGACGCTGGGTGTGCGGATCGACGCCATCGGCAAGGGGTACATCCCGGATCTTGTCGTCGTGCCCCGTGCTGCGCTGGTCACCGACGAACCAGAGATCAGTGCCGAGCACGTACTGCTCGCGGTGGAGATCACGTCGAAGGACAACGCCGATCACGACCGTAAGGCGAAGCGGTGGGGCTACGCGCACGGGCACGTGCCGCTCTACCTTCTGGTCGACCGTTGGGAGAGGCCCAACCCCACGGTGACGCTGTTCGCCGATCCTGAGAACGGTGACTACGCGGAATCCGTCCGGGTTCCGTTCGGAAAGAGCATTCGGCTGCCCGCGCCGTTCGATGTGGAGATCGACACATCGCAGTTCCCCCCAGGCCGGTGA
- a CDS encoding transporter substrate-binding domain-containing protein: protein MVDVDVDVLADLAPTGALRASINLGNPVLAQGSADAPGGVTVEIARAVADRLGVPVRFVCFDAARKSYQAMASGDADICFLAIEPAREAEVAFTAPYVVIEGVFAVPQGSPLHTVADVDAPGVRIAVKQGSAYDLYLTRTLRHATLVRGAESLDAFRAGGAEAVAGIRQPLTATVDEDPSLRLIDERFMQIRQAVGTTRDRKPGTVEFLHSTVEALKADGTVAAALRRSGQSESLLAPPA from the coding sequence ATGGTGGATGTCGATGTCGACGTGCTCGCCGATCTGGCGCCGACCGGGGCGTTGCGGGCGTCGATCAACCTGGGGAACCCGGTGCTGGCGCAGGGTTCGGCGGACGCGCCCGGCGGGGTGACGGTGGAGATCGCGCGGGCGGTCGCCGACCGGCTCGGCGTGCCGGTGCGGTTCGTCTGCTTCGACGCGGCACGCAAGTCGTACCAGGCGATGGCATCCGGGGACGCGGACATCTGCTTCCTCGCCATCGAGCCGGCGCGCGAGGCGGAGGTGGCGTTCACCGCGCCGTACGTGGTGATCGAGGGCGTGTTCGCGGTGCCGCAGGGCTCGCCGCTGCACACCGTCGCCGACGTGGACGCGCCCGGCGTGCGGATCGCGGTCAAGCAGGGCTCCGCCTACGACCTCTACCTGACTCGCACGCTGCGGCACGCGACGCTGGTGCGCGGCGCGGAGTCGCTCGACGCGTTCCGCGCCGGCGGCGCCGAGGCGGTGGCCGGCATCCGGCAGCCGCTGACCGCCACAGTCGACGAGGACCCGTCCCTGCGGCTGATCGACGAGCGGTTCATGCAGATCCGGCAGGCGGTCGGCACCACCCGGGACCGGAAGCCGGGGACGGTCGAGTTCCTGCACTCGACCGTCGAGGCGCTCAAGGCCGACGGCACCGTCGCCGCCGCGCTGCGCCGCTCGGGCCAGTCGGAGAGCCTGCTCGCCCCACCGGCATAG
- a CDS encoding GNAT family N-acetyltransferase gives MATFTQIRTDRLELRAVADTDLDELYVLHSDPDGWHHFPAGRHTEIGTTRAFLDRVLGGWAADGLSYWAVRRPGDETLIGLGGVRRLADGSWNLAYRFATAQRGHGYAQDVARAGIAAAGAVDPSIPVIAWIDETNPASIRVAERVGLDFQGRRHGSDGTLLLAYADRPLPPEEPATPEE, from the coding sequence GTGGCGACCTTCACCCAGATACGCACGGACCGGCTCGAGCTGCGGGCCGTCGCCGACACCGACCTCGACGAGCTGTACGTGCTGCACTCGGACCCCGACGGCTGGCACCACTTCCCCGCCGGCCGGCACACCGAGATCGGCACCACCCGCGCCTTCCTCGACCGGGTCCTCGGCGGCTGGGCCGCGGACGGCCTGAGCTACTGGGCGGTGCGCCGACCCGGCGACGAGACGCTGATCGGGCTCGGCGGCGTCCGCCGGCTTGCGGACGGCAGCTGGAACCTGGCGTACCGGTTCGCCACCGCACAGCGCGGGCACGGCTACGCGCAGGATGTCGCCCGGGCCGGCATCGCGGCGGCCGGCGCGGTCGATCCGTCGATACCGGTGATCGCCTGGATCGACGAGACGAACCCGGCGTCGATCCGGGTGGCCGAGCGGGTCGGCCTGGACTTCCAGGGACGCCGCCACGGCAGCGACGGCACCCTGCTGCTGGCCTATGCCGATCGGCCGCTGCCCCCGGAGGAGCCGGCGACGCCCGAGGAGTAG
- a CDS encoding FAD-dependent oxidoreductase has product MTEVCTAIVAGGGIAGPVTAMALQRAGIAATVYEAYHDTADGIGAMLSIAPNGRAALDVLDAAHVLYDIGTPMSAMVLRSWTGKVLAELGTPPGLPDQQLVQRAELYRALYDEAAARGIAVVHGKRLVSLADNGSAVTARFADGTEATADILVGADGIRSTTRTLIDAGAPAPRYGGLLNFGALVPGAAESTRGAMHMVFGKRAFCGYLVYDDGLGGWFVNLPRSEPMTLAEQRAVPNDEWLARLRSAFAGDRTLAPDLIGRTDPDDLLVVGPVEDLPTVPTWHRGRVVLVGDAAHATSPSSGQGASLAMESAVQLARCLRDLPPQRAFATYERLRRPRVERIIAAGARTNSNKAAGPVARVIRDLVMPVAMRSLAKPEKLAWQFAYQIDWAATAA; this is encoded by the coding sequence ATGACCGAGGTCTGCACCGCCATCGTGGCCGGCGGTGGCATCGCCGGGCCGGTGACCGCCATGGCGCTGCAGCGCGCCGGCATCGCCGCCACCGTGTACGAGGCGTACCACGACACCGCCGACGGGATCGGCGCCATGCTGAGCATCGCGCCCAACGGGCGCGCCGCGCTCGACGTGCTGGACGCCGCGCACGTGCTCTACGACATCGGTACCCCGATGTCCGCGATGGTGCTGCGCAGCTGGACCGGCAAGGTGCTGGCCGAGCTCGGCACCCCGCCCGGGCTGCCGGACCAGCAGCTGGTGCAGCGCGCCGAGCTGTACCGCGCGCTGTACGACGAGGCCGCCGCGCGGGGCATCGCCGTGGTGCACGGCAAGCGGCTGGTGTCGCTGGCGGACAACGGGTCCGCGGTCACCGCCCGGTTCGCCGACGGCACCGAGGCGACCGCCGACATCCTGGTCGGGGCGGACGGCATCCGGTCGACCACCCGTACCCTGATCGACGCCGGCGCTCCGGCGCCCCGGTACGGCGGGCTGCTGAACTTCGGCGCGCTGGTGCCCGGCGCCGCCGAGTCCACCCGCGGTGCGATGCACATGGTGTTCGGCAAGCGCGCCTTCTGCGGCTACCTGGTGTACGACGACGGGCTCGGCGGCTGGTTCGTCAACCTGCCGCGAAGCGAGCCGATGACGCTCGCCGAGCAGCGCGCGGTGCCCAACGACGAGTGGCTGGCGCGGCTGCGGTCGGCGTTCGCCGGCGACCGCACCCTCGCCCCGGACCTGATCGGCCGCACCGACCCGGACGACCTGCTCGTCGTCGGCCCGGTCGAGGACCTGCCGACCGTACCGACCTGGCATCGCGGCCGGGTCGTGCTCGTCGGCGACGCCGCGCACGCCACCTCGCCGTCCTCCGGCCAGGGCGCGTCGCTCGCGATGGAGTCCGCGGTGCAGCTGGCCCGCTGCCTGCGCGACCTGCCGCCGCAGCGCGCCTTCGCCACGTACGAGCGGCTGCGCCGGCCCCGGGTGGAGCGCATCATCGCCGCCGGCGCCCGGACCAACAGCAACAAGGCGGCCGGGCCCGTCGCCCGGGTGATCCGCGACCTGGTCATGCCGGTCGCGATGCGCTCGCTCGCCAAGCCGGAGAAGCTGGCGTGGCAGTTCGCGTACCAGATCGACTGGGCCGCCACCGCCGCCTGA
- a CDS encoding glyoxalase — protein MIHHVQLSCPAGSEDALRAFYTGVLGLAEIPKPPVLAARGGCWFRGHGIELHLGVEVDFRPARKAHPGLIWPDLDTLADRLTAAGRPVDWDDNFPGMRRFHTADCHGNRLEFLQPIGQSSL, from the coding sequence ATGATCCACCACGTCCAGCTGTCCTGCCCGGCCGGCTCGGAGGACGCGCTGCGCGCCTTCTACACCGGCGTGCTCGGGCTCGCCGAGATCCCCAAGCCGCCGGTACTGGCCGCCCGCGGCGGCTGCTGGTTCCGCGGCCACGGCATCGAACTGCACCTCGGCGTCGAGGTCGACTTCCGTCCGGCGCGCAAGGCGCATCCCGGCCTGATCTGGCCCGACCTGGACACCCTCGCCGACCGGCTCACCGCCGCCGGCCGCCCGGTCGACTGGGACGACAACTTCCCCGGCATGCGCCGGTTCCACACCGCCGACTGCCACGGCAACCGCCTCGAGTTCCTCCAGCCCATCGGCCAAAGCTCGTTGTAG